One genomic segment of Pleurodeles waltl isolate 20211129_DDA chromosome 11, aPleWal1.hap1.20221129, whole genome shotgun sequence includes these proteins:
- the LOC138265633 gene encoding C-C motif chemokine 24-like encodes MMSGPSTVLRISLLLAACAVILVSSDIGKEITCCTKVNKSKQNSNMIVKYEIQKESSHCVNAIIFTLHDGTSRCSDPKAKWVTLKMKELDRKKRSAVPSNRR; translated from the exons ATGATGTCTGGACCCAGCACTGTGCTGCGTATTTCACTGCTCCTTGCCGCCTGTGCAGTGATTCTGGTATCAAGTG ATATTGGCAAGGAAATCACCTGCTGTACCAAAGTCAACAAATCGAAGCAGAATTCAAATATGATTGTGAAATACGAAATACAGAAAGAATCATCCCATTGTGTCAATGCCATCAT ATTTACATTGCATGATGGGACATCTAGGTGCTCCGATCCCAAGGCTAAGTGGGTGACTCTCAAGATGAAGGAACTGGA CAGGAAAAAGCGCAGTGCAGTCCCTTCGAATCGCCGCTGA